The following proteins are co-located in the Mycolicibacterium goodii genome:
- a CDS encoding cupin domain-containing protein → MSETGNLLTDAGILANLAAGAGLPALDAAGPTVEFVTFNDDEHNQICVLRAVIPPGVAVPLHSHNDFEDFYILSGRHQVLIPGEHGLQWRDVRAGDYVRVPGDALHAHRNISDEPAVDLVITTPQIGRFFREIGRPAGSPPMTPAELGHFVATAQRYGYRLGTPEENAAVGITLPNFTS, encoded by the coding sequence ATGAGCGAGACGGGAAATCTCTTGACCGACGCCGGGATTCTCGCGAATCTTGCCGCCGGGGCCGGTCTTCCCGCCCTCGACGCGGCCGGACCCACCGTGGAGTTCGTGACGTTCAACGATGACGAACACAACCAGATCTGCGTTCTGCGTGCGGTCATCCCGCCCGGTGTGGCGGTTCCGCTGCACAGCCACAACGACTTCGAGGACTTCTACATCCTGTCCGGACGGCACCAGGTGCTGATCCCGGGTGAGCACGGACTGCAGTGGCGCGACGTGCGGGCGGGGGATTACGTGCGGGTTCCGGGCGACGCACTACATGCGCACCGCAACATTTCCGACGAGCCCGCTGTCGACCTCGTCATCACCACGCCGCAAATCGGCCGGTTCTTCCGCGAGATAGGCCGCCCGGCGGGTTCGCCACCGATGACACCGGCCGAACTCGGCCATTTTGTGGCGACGGCGCAACGCTACGGCTACCGCCTGGGAACTCCCGAGGAGAATGCCGCGGTCGGTATCACGTTGCCCAACTTCACCTCCTGA
- a CDS encoding HD domain-containing protein encodes MSVSIGSAQAAGITVPDTPLVREVTEYIRDVEDDLLFHHSRRVFFFGALQGQRRGLQPDLELLYVGAMFHDIGLTEPYRSGSALRFEVDGANAARDFLLQRGFGEEAARKVWLGIALHTTPGVPEFLDPEIALVTAGVETDVLGIGRDDLPEEQLAAVTAIHPRPDFKNRILRAFNDGVRQRPHSTFGTVNDDVLAHFDPSFERENFVNIILSNTWPE; translated from the coding sequence ATGTCTGTGTCAATCGGTTCCGCCCAGGCCGCCGGTATCACGGTGCCCGATACGCCGTTGGTGCGAGAGGTCACCGAGTACATCCGCGACGTCGAGGACGACCTGCTGTTCCACCACTCCCGCCGGGTGTTCTTCTTCGGGGCGCTGCAGGGGCAACGACGCGGCCTGCAACCAGATCTGGAACTGCTCTACGTCGGGGCGATGTTCCACGACATCGGGCTGACCGAGCCCTACCGGTCCGGCTCGGCGCTGCGCTTCGAGGTCGACGGCGCCAATGCGGCACGAGACTTCCTGCTGCAGCGCGGATTCGGCGAGGAGGCCGCCCGCAAGGTCTGGCTGGGCATCGCGCTGCACACCACGCCCGGTGTGCCCGAGTTCCTCGATCCCGAGATCGCGCTGGTGACCGCGGGCGTCGAAACCGACGTGCTCGGCATCGGGCGCGACGATCTGCCCGAGGAGCAACTGGCCGCGGTGACCGCGATCCACCCCCGCCCCGACTTCAAGAACCGCATCCTGCGCGCGTTCAACGACGGTGTGCGGCAACGTCCGCACTCGACCTTCGGCACCGTGAACGACGACGTGCTGGCGCATTTCGACCCGTCGTTCGAGCGGGAGAACTTCGTGAACATCATCCTGAGCAACACCTGGCCCGAGTGA
- a CDS encoding sigma-70 family RNA polymerase sigma factor encodes MICDAAAAPKDGPGTELSARFERDVVPLVDRLYGAALRLTADPQDAEDLVQETVLRAYLGFHTFREGSNLMAWLYRILHNTWINLYRKRRRRPMEVSMEGVTDHEVLRFRHALRSAEVAALEALPDNEIREALMDLREQNRIVVYYADVEGLSYKQIAEITGTALGTVMSRLHRGRRQLRTALRHVAEQRGLVSEGVHETDQ; translated from the coding sequence ATGATCTGCGACGCAGCGGCCGCACCGAAAGACGGTCCTGGCACCGAACTGAGCGCGCGTTTCGAACGCGACGTGGTGCCCCTGGTGGACCGACTCTACGGTGCGGCGCTGCGTCTGACGGCCGATCCGCAGGACGCCGAGGACCTGGTGCAGGAGACGGTGCTGCGGGCCTACCTCGGGTTCCACACCTTTCGCGAGGGTTCCAATCTCATGGCGTGGCTCTACCGCATCCTGCACAACACCTGGATCAACCTGTACCGAAAACGCAGGCGTCGTCCCATGGAGGTGTCGATGGAGGGCGTCACCGACCACGAGGTGCTGCGCTTTCGGCACGCCCTGCGTTCCGCGGAGGTCGCCGCGCTGGAAGCATTGCCCGACAACGAGATCAGGGAGGCGTTGATGGACCTGCGCGAGCAGAACCGCATCGTGGTCTATTACGCCGACGTGGAAGGTCTGTCCTACAAGCAGATCGCCGAGATCACCGGGACCGCGCTCGGAACGGTCATGAGCCGGTTGCACCGCGGCCGACGGCAGTTGCGCACGGCGTTGCGCCATGTGGCCGAGCAGCGCGGTCTGGTATCCGAAGGCGTCCATGAGACGGATCAATGA
- a CDS encoding catalase, which translates to MTTSKPRPTTTDAGAPVSSDTHSLTIGPDGPILLHDHYLIEQMANFNRERIPERQPHAKGSGAFGHFEVTGDVSRHTSAAVFQPGVRTETLIRFSTVAGERGSPDTWRDPRGFALRFYTTAGNLDIVGNNTPVFFIRDGLKFQHFIRSQKRRADTGLRDHDMQWDFFTLTPESAHQVAWLFGDRGIPRTWRHMNGYGSHTYSWINAEGEIHWVKYHFISDQGVENLTQAEADRLAGVDADFHQRDLHQAIGRGEYPSWTLKVQLMPFDDAKTYRINPFDLTKVWPHADYPLIDVGRLVLDRNFTDHHTEIEQAAFAPSNQVPGTGLSPDKMLQARTFAYADAARARIGVNYKQIPVNAPKSAVHSYSKDGAMRVTNVSDPVYAPNSYGGPHADPQQTNEALWYADGDMVRAAYTLRAEDDDWRQAGRLVREVMDDEERGRLVGNVAGHLANGVSEPVLQRAFEYWRNIDKQIGDRIEDAVRKGQASR; encoded by the coding sequence ATGACCACATCGAAACCCAGGCCCACGACCACCGACGCCGGTGCGCCCGTGTCCAGCGACACCCATTCGCTAACAATCGGTCCCGACGGGCCGATCCTGCTGCACGATCATTACCTCATCGAGCAGATGGCCAACTTCAACCGGGAGCGGATCCCGGAGCGTCAGCCACATGCCAAGGGATCCGGCGCCTTCGGTCATTTCGAGGTGACCGGCGACGTGAGCCGCCACACGAGTGCCGCGGTGTTCCAACCCGGCGTGCGCACCGAAACACTCATCCGGTTCTCCACCGTGGCAGGTGAGCGGGGGAGCCCCGACACCTGGCGCGATCCGCGCGGCTTCGCGCTGCGGTTCTACACCACCGCGGGCAATCTCGATATCGTCGGCAACAACACACCGGTCTTCTTCATCCGCGACGGCCTGAAGTTCCAGCACTTCATCCGGTCCCAGAAGCGCCGCGCCGACACCGGTCTGCGCGACCACGACATGCAGTGGGACTTCTTCACCCTCACTCCGGAGTCCGCGCATCAGGTCGCGTGGCTGTTCGGTGACCGCGGCATCCCGCGGACCTGGCGGCACATGAACGGCTACGGCTCCCACACCTACAGCTGGATCAACGCCGAAGGCGAGATCCACTGGGTGAAATACCATTTCATCTCCGACCAGGGCGTCGAGAACCTCACCCAGGCCGAGGCCGACCGGTTGGCCGGCGTCGACGCGGATTTCCACCAGCGGGATCTGCACCAGGCGATCGGTCGCGGTGAGTACCCCAGTTGGACCCTGAAGGTCCAGCTGATGCCGTTCGACGACGCGAAGACCTACCGGATCAACCCGTTCGACCTGACCAAGGTGTGGCCGCACGCCGACTATCCGCTCATCGACGTCGGCAGGCTGGTGCTCGACCGCAACTTCACCGACCATCACACCGAGATCGAGCAGGCGGCCTTCGCGCCGAGCAACCAGGTGCCAGGAACCGGTCTGAGCCCGGACAAGATGCTGCAGGCCCGCACGTTCGCCTACGCCGATGCCGCCAGGGCCCGAATCGGGGTGAACTACAAGCAGATTCCGGTCAACGCACCGAAGTCTGCGGTGCACAGCTACTCCAAGGACGGGGCGATGCGGGTCACCAACGTCTCCGATCCGGTGTACGCCCCGAACTCCTACGGTGGGCCGCACGCGGACCCGCAGCAGACGAACGAGGCACTGTGGTACGCCGACGGCGACATGGTGCGCGCCGCCTACACGCTGCGGGCCGAGGACGACGACTGGAGGCAGGCCGGCCGACTCGTGCGCGAGGTCATGGACGACGAGGAACGCGGCCGACTGGTCGGCAATGTCGCCGGGCACCTGGCCAACGGCGTCTCGGAACCGGTGTTGCAGAGGGCATTCGAGTACTGGCGCAACATCGACAAGCAGATCGGTGACCGGATCGAGGACGCCGTGCGCAAGGGCCAGGCTTCGAGATGA